From Stenotrophomonas maltophilia, a single genomic window includes:
- the pgaA gene encoding poly-beta-1,6 N-acetyl-D-glucosamine export porin PgaA: MVVHRRLALCVGLACTALAWASSAAPPDREAALAEIGRYRDQARWLDALGAIERASQQQPNDDLLFKLRVLTLGDIGNAWRAWELYQQRPQLFDAAQKQRLEGDYLAKLVVWSLAYSSSEDSRLEEAESTLARMQRYLGGEGTPPAQAPLRIRMDRLILLNRLGRHAQVREEARALQAEGHTLPDYVLPAVGDSLMGTLHPQEAIPVLQAAVAGDPTRDASHSELAYAYLESEQQEKAIDLLQAWRDKEPAWRWSNGKSPYPNWSRYEADLNLAMVRAYSGDLRTAQHDLESMVDIAPGNGGLQSALGSVYMMRGWPRRALQRQQMAHALDPRDIEARLGMEEAYVALQRDDLARPLHDDLIARYPTQPAVERMDQAWRAHRGWQLKAWTDIGRSSGGGGTSPLGNNDRHYGVEVESPMLDDRWRLFAFADRRSIDFQDQRIDPLWLGAGVRYRFGRLDAEAAALRANDHIGDTGLRVGVGWQFNDYWHAGLVAARNDPEASMQARVAGITADSVSAQVDYRRSELTHWMFGASRFRYDDGNHRELVSTGLEQRLLTRPRWLVDGLASAYASRGSRDDAPYFNPKRDRMVEIGLRIDQQLWRHYERHFRHRLTVSLGDYWQDGFGGALVPSVSYMHEWQLGPGRVFEYGVRWSRPVYDGHRERHIGFEAALRWGD; encoded by the coding sequence ATGGTTGTCCACCGCCGGCTGGCGCTCTGCGTCGGCCTTGCCTGCACCGCGCTGGCCTGGGCCAGCAGCGCTGCCCCGCCTGACCGCGAGGCGGCGCTGGCCGAGATCGGCCGCTACCGCGACCAGGCCCGCTGGCTGGATGCGCTGGGTGCGATCGAACGCGCCAGCCAGCAGCAGCCCAACGACGATCTGCTGTTCAAGCTGCGCGTACTGACCTTGGGCGACATCGGCAACGCCTGGCGGGCCTGGGAGCTCTACCAGCAGCGCCCGCAGCTGTTCGACGCTGCCCAGAAGCAGCGCCTGGAAGGGGACTACCTGGCCAAGCTGGTGGTCTGGAGCCTGGCCTACAGCAGCAGCGAAGACAGCCGCCTGGAAGAGGCCGAATCAACCCTGGCCCGCATGCAGCGCTATCTGGGGGGCGAAGGCACGCCGCCGGCGCAGGCGCCGCTGCGCATCCGCATGGACCGGCTGATCCTGCTCAACCGCCTGGGCCGACATGCGCAGGTGCGCGAGGAAGCACGCGCGCTGCAGGCCGAAGGCCACACCCTGCCCGACTACGTGCTGCCCGCCGTGGGTGATTCGCTGATGGGTACCCTGCACCCGCAGGAAGCCATTCCGGTGCTGCAGGCCGCAGTGGCCGGCGACCCGACCCGCGACGCCTCGCATTCGGAGCTGGCCTATGCCTACCTGGAAAGCGAACAGCAGGAAAAGGCCATCGACCTGCTGCAGGCCTGGCGCGACAAGGAGCCGGCGTGGCGCTGGAGCAATGGCAAATCACCGTACCCGAACTGGTCACGCTACGAGGCCGACCTGAACCTGGCGATGGTGCGCGCCTACAGTGGCGATCTGCGCACCGCACAGCACGACCTGGAATCGATGGTCGACATCGCACCCGGCAACGGTGGGCTGCAGAGTGCGCTGGGCAGCGTGTACATGATGCGCGGCTGGCCACGCCGGGCGCTGCAGCGGCAGCAGATGGCACATGCGCTGGACCCACGTGACATCGAAGCCCGCCTGGGCATGGAAGAAGCCTACGTCGCCCTGCAGCGTGATGACCTGGCACGGCCGCTGCACGACGATCTGATCGCGCGCTACCCCACCCAACCCGCGGTCGAGCGCATGGACCAGGCGTGGCGCGCGCATCGCGGCTGGCAGCTGAAGGCATGGACCGACATCGGCCGCAGCTCGGGCGGCGGCGGCACGTCGCCACTGGGCAACAACGATCGCCATTACGGCGTTGAAGTCGAATCGCCGATGCTGGATGACCGCTGGCGGTTGTTCGCCTTCGCCGACCGCCGCTCGATCGACTTCCAGGACCAGCGCATCGACCCGCTCTGGCTCGGGGCTGGCGTGCGCTACCGCTTCGGCCGGCTGGATGCGGAAGCCGCGGCGCTGCGCGCCAATGACCACATCGGCGACACCGGCCTGCGCGTAGGCGTCGGCTGGCAGTTCAATGATTACTGGCACGCCGGGCTGGTAGCCGCTCGCAATGATCCGGAAGCCTCGATGCAGGCCCGCGTGGCCGGTATCACTGCCGACAGCGTGAGCGCACAGGTGGACTACCGTCGAAGCGAGCTGACCCACTGGATGTTCGGCGCCAGCCGCTTCCGCTACGACGATGGCAACCATCGCGAACTGGTCAGTACCGGCCTCGAACAACGGCTGCTGACGCGTCCGCGCTGGCTGGTCGATGGCCTGGCAAGCGCGTACGCCAGTCGCGGCAGCCGCGACGACGCGCCTTATTTCAACCCGAAGCGCGACCGCATGGTGGAGATCGGCCTGCGTATCGACCAGCAGCTGTGGCGGCACTACGAGCGCCACTTCCGGCACCGCCTGACGGTCTCGCTGGGCGACTATTGGCAGGATGGCTTCGGCGGTGCGCTGGTGCCGTCGGTGTCCTACATGCACGAATGGCAGCTGGGGCCCGGACGCGTGTTCGAGTACGGCGTGCGCTGGTCGCGGCCGGTCTACGACGGCCATCGCGAGCGTCATATCGGCTTCGAAGCTGCACTGCGCTGGGGAGACTGA
- the pgaB gene encoding poly-beta-1,6-N-acetyl-D-glucosamine N-deacetylase PgaB, translating into MARILRLIVLLLLAIAPPAFAQQALHLDAIDNGLLILSYHDIRDQVAAKGDADTYAVSTQNFAAHLDWLGAHGYHPVSLSQVIEASQGRAPLPPKPVLLTFDDGLRSVYDKAFPLLQAYRYPALVAVITDYVDMAPGRTIDYGYRPFGRDDFVTWAQLKQMHDSGLIEVASHTDDLHHGVLANPQGNSTPAVVTRVYSPATHSYESEAQYEQRLRADLSRSVQRIEQHLGVRPRAIVWPYAAYNQLSNDIAEQLGMPVSFDLEGRSTPVASDLHGLARFLVSDNPTVEGLAYELRRDVALDGIRALQIDLDDVYDPDPAQQARNLDALIERVKRIAPTHVYLQAFADPDGNNTADALYFPNRHMPMRADLFSRVAWQLKSRAGVKVYAWLPVLGFELPDPVLRKALAIRNGDADGMYRLDFTNPKARQIMLDIYEDLAVNSYFEGLLFHDDGYLRDTELPALSSGDGGSARTHALIDFTLALRDSAQRWRPKLATVRNLYAEPVLRPQSEAWFAQRLDLFNKAYDQTALMAMPWMEGSKHPERWLDQLLAAVRSHDPQLQHTLFELQTVDWNSGQPIPAERLRAQIRQLQAQGVHHFAWYPDDFIADQPSTHDARAAMSAGNFPYPEK; encoded by the coding sequence ATGGCCCGCATCCTGCGACTGATCGTGCTGCTGTTGCTGGCCATTGCACCGCCAGCCTTCGCCCAGCAGGCCCTGCATCTTGATGCGATCGACAACGGCCTGCTGATCCTCAGCTACCACGACATCCGCGACCAGGTGGCCGCCAAGGGCGATGCCGATACCTATGCGGTGAGTACGCAGAACTTCGCCGCGCACCTGGACTGGCTGGGCGCGCACGGTTACCACCCGGTCTCGCTGTCGCAGGTGATCGAGGCCTCGCAGGGCCGCGCCCCGCTGCCACCCAAGCCGGTGCTGCTGACCTTCGACGACGGCCTGCGCAGTGTCTATGACAAGGCCTTCCCCCTGCTCCAGGCCTACCGCTATCCGGCGCTGGTGGCGGTGATCACCGACTACGTGGACATGGCGCCGGGGCGCACCATCGACTATGGCTACCGCCCGTTCGGGCGTGACGACTTCGTCACCTGGGCACAGCTGAAACAGATGCATGACAGTGGCCTGATCGAAGTGGCCAGCCACACCGATGACCTGCATCACGGCGTGCTCGCCAATCCGCAGGGCAACTCCACTCCAGCGGTGGTGACCCGCGTCTACAGCCCGGCCACCCACAGCTACGAAAGCGAAGCCCAGTATGAACAACGCCTGCGTGCCGACCTCTCGCGCAGCGTGCAGCGTATCGAGCAGCACCTGGGCGTACGCCCACGGGCCATTGTCTGGCCGTATGCCGCCTACAACCAGCTGAGCAACGACATCGCCGAGCAGCTGGGCATGCCGGTTTCATTCGATCTGGAAGGCCGCAGCACCCCGGTGGCCAGCGACCTGCACGGGCTGGCACGCTTCCTGGTCAGTGACAATCCGACCGTGGAGGGCCTGGCCTACGAACTGCGCCGTGACGTCGCGCTGGATGGCATCCGCGCGCTGCAGATCGACCTGGACGATGTATATGACCCCGATCCTGCACAGCAGGCGCGCAATCTCGATGCACTGATCGAGCGGGTCAAGCGCATCGCGCCGACCCACGTCTACCTGCAGGCGTTCGCCGACCCGGACGGCAACAACACCGCCGATGCGCTGTACTTCCCCAACCGCCACATGCCGATGCGCGCGGACCTGTTCAGCCGCGTCGCGTGGCAGCTGAAATCGCGCGCCGGGGTGAAGGTCTACGCGTGGCTGCCGGTGCTCGGCTTCGAGCTACCCGATCCGGTGCTGCGCAAGGCACTGGCCATCCGCAACGGCGATGCCGACGGCATGTACCGGTTGGATTTCACCAATCCAAAAGCGCGCCAGATCATGCTCGACATCTACGAGGACCTGGCGGTCAACTCGTACTTTGAAGGCCTGCTGTTCCACGACGATGGCTACCTGCGCGACACCGAACTGCCCGCACTGTCCTCCGGCGACGGCGGCAGCGCGCGCACCCATGCGCTGATCGACTTCACCCTGGCCCTGCGTGACAGCGCCCAGCGCTGGCGACCTAAGCTGGCAACGGTACGCAACCTGTATGCCGAGCCCGTACTGCGCCCGCAGAGCGAAGCCTGGTTCGCTCAACGCCTGGACCTGTTCAACAAGGCCTACGACCAGACTGCGCTGATGGCGATGCCGTGGATGGAAGGCAGCAAGCACCCGGAGCGCTGGCTGGACCAGCTGCTGGCCGCCGTACGCAGCCACGACCCCCAGCTGCAGCACACCCTGTTCGAGCTGCAGACCGTCGACTGGAACAGCGGCCAGCCGATTCCCGCCGAGCGCCTGCGCGCGCAGATCCGCCAGCTGCAGGCGCAGGGCGTGCACCACTTCGCCTGGTACCCGGACGACTTCATCGCCGACCAGCCCTCCACCCACGATGCCCGTGCGGCGATGTCCGCCGGCAACTTCCCGTACCCGGAGAAGTGA
- the pgaC gene encoding poly-beta-1,6-N-acetyl-D-glucosamine synthase: protein MDTHPMLLILFQFAFYYPMVMAFFWMSGGLYYYFRRERHSRPRNDPPLMVDPPFATLLIPCHNESENLDDTLGAALAQRYPADYEVIAIDDGSSDDTGIRLDALAARHPRLRVLHLDRNLGKANALRMGALAARSEYLVCIDGDAMLEEHALHWMVWHLASGSRVGAVTGNPRIRNRSTLLGRLQVAEFSSIIGMIKRAQRVYGRIFTISGVIAGFRRTALHQVGWWSDDMVTEDIDISWRLQHAHWDIRYEPNALCFILMPETLKGLWRQRLRWAQGGVEVMLRHARSLLHWKERRMWGVLLEYVLSVVWAYTMLFIVLLWALGKFIELPPQLHIVSLLPEWHGVILALVCLLQFASSLIIDRRYETQIGRNYFWVIWYPMAYWLISLSTTLVALPKTLLRRRRKRATWTSPDRGIR, encoded by the coding sequence ATGGACACGCATCCCATGCTGCTGATCCTGTTCCAGTTCGCCTTCTACTACCCGATGGTGATGGCGTTCTTCTGGATGTCCGGCGGGCTCTACTACTACTTCCGGCGCGAGCGCCACTCACGCCCGCGCAACGATCCACCCCTGATGGTCGACCCTCCGTTCGCGACCCTGCTGATCCCCTGCCACAACGAATCGGAGAACCTGGACGACACGCTCGGCGCGGCGCTTGCACAGCGTTATCCGGCCGACTATGAGGTGATCGCCATCGACGACGGCAGCAGCGACGACACCGGCATTCGCCTGGACGCTCTGGCGGCCCGGCACCCACGGCTGCGCGTGCTGCACCTGGACCGCAACCTGGGCAAGGCCAATGCGCTGCGCATGGGGGCGCTGGCGGCGCGCTCGGAGTACCTGGTGTGCATCGACGGCGACGCGATGCTGGAAGAGCACGCGTTGCACTGGATGGTCTGGCACCTTGCCAGTGGCAGCCGGGTCGGTGCAGTGACCGGCAATCCCCGCATCCGCAACCGTTCGACCCTGCTCGGTCGCCTGCAGGTGGCCGAATTCTCATCGATCATCGGCATGATCAAGCGCGCACAGCGCGTGTACGGGCGCATCTTCACCATCTCCGGGGTAATCGCCGGCTTCCGTCGTACCGCCCTGCACCAGGTCGGCTGGTGGTCGGATGACATGGTCACCGAGGACATCGACATCAGCTGGCGCCTGCAACACGCGCACTGGGACATCCGCTACGAGCCGAACGCGCTGTGCTTCATCCTGATGCCGGAAACATTGAAGGGCCTGTGGCGGCAGCGGCTGCGCTGGGCGCAGGGCGGCGTGGAAGTGATGCTGCGGCATGCGCGGTCGCTGCTGCACTGGAAGGAACGGCGCATGTGGGGGGTGCTGCTGGAGTATGTGCTGAGCGTGGTGTGGGCCTACACCATGCTGTTCATCGTGCTGCTGTGGGCATTGGGAAAGTTCATCGAGCTGCCCCCGCAGCTGCACATCGTCAGCCTGTTGCCGGAATGGCATGGCGTGATCCTGGCGCTGGTCTGCCTGTTGCAGTTCGCCAGCAGCCTGATCATCGACCGGCGCTACGAAACACAGATTGGACGCAACTATTTCTGGGTCATCTGGTACCCGATGGCATACTGGCTGATCAGCCTTTCCACCACCCTGGTGGCGCTGCCGAAGACGCTGCTGCGCCGTCGCCGCAAGCGCGCCACCTGGACCAGCCCTGACCGGGGAATCCGATGA
- the pgaD gene encoding poly-beta-1,6-N-acetyl-D-glucosamine biosynthesis protein PgaD produces MNAQRPSNRFDSRTIRKPHRQPRFQRTAWGFVTLAFWGFYFYLWAPLVTLLSWLIGGQLAWQQLYERQNQLDPYVLVALPLMLLCASVLLIGWAEYNRARFRGHDRRLPRPLASLNEVAADLGASTGLAERLMGCKAATLHMDEHARPVGIRREVV; encoded by the coding sequence ATGAACGCACAACGCCCATCCAACCGCTTCGACTCGCGGACGATCCGCAAGCCGCACCGCCAGCCGCGCTTCCAGCGCACGGCCTGGGGCTTCGTCACCCTGGCATTCTGGGGCTTCTACTTCTACCTGTGGGCGCCGCTGGTAACCCTGCTGTCGTGGCTGATTGGCGGCCAGCTGGCGTGGCAGCAGCTGTATGAGCGGCAGAACCAGCTCGATCCGTACGTGCTGGTGGCGTTGCCGCTGATGCTGCTGTGCGCCAGCGTGCTGCTGATCGGCTGGGCCGAGTACAACCGTGCACGCTTCCGCGGCCACGACCGGCGCCTGCCACGCCCGCTGGCCAGCCTCAACGAGGTGGCGGCGGATCTGGGCGCCAGCACCGGCCTGGCCGAACGCCTGATGGGATGCAAGGCCGCCACGCTGCACATGGATGAGCATGCACGGCCGGTCGGCATCCGCCGCGAGGTGGTGTAA
- a CDS encoding glutamate-5-semialdehyde dehydrogenase has translation MTGLKDTPMSGIEAQARACRDAAQVVAGLDSEARRALLLAMAQALEVNAGLILAGNARDLAAAREKGVGAAMLDRLALDPPRLFAMAEAVREVAGLPDPVGQMTRDDVRPNGIRVQKVRVPLGVIAMIYEARPNVTAEAAALCLKAGNGVILRGGSEAIHSNTAIAHALAGALQANGVPAAAVTVLTDLRREAMLELLQLHELIDLAIPRGGEGLIRFVAEHARVPVIKHYKGVCHLFVDASADLDKAIDLLVDGKCSRPAACNSLETLLVHGDVADAFLPRVARALGERGVQLRADERAQPQLPGSSPATDEDYAAEFLDLVLAVRVVDDLDAAIAHIRRYTSDHTEVIATEDSGNAERFVNALRSAVVMVNASSRFSDGGQLGLGSEIGISTTRLHAYGPMGLEALTVERFVVRGEGQTRK, from the coding sequence ATGACCGGATTGAAGGACACCCCGATGAGCGGAATCGAAGCGCAGGCGCGTGCCTGCCGTGACGCGGCCCAGGTGGTCGCCGGCCTCGACAGTGAAGCGCGACGCGCCCTGCTGCTGGCAATGGCCCAGGCGCTGGAAGTGAATGCAGGGCTGATCCTGGCCGGCAATGCGCGCGACCTTGCCGCTGCGCGCGAGAAGGGCGTGGGCGCTGCCATGCTCGATCGCCTGGCATTGGACCCGCCGCGCCTGTTCGCGATGGCCGAAGCCGTGCGTGAAGTGGCCGGGCTGCCGGACCCGGTCGGCCAGATGACCCGTGACGACGTGCGCCCGAACGGCATCCGCGTGCAGAAGGTGCGGGTGCCGCTGGGCGTGATCGCAATGATCTACGAGGCACGCCCGAACGTGACCGCCGAAGCCGCCGCCCTGTGCCTGAAGGCCGGCAATGGCGTGATCCTGCGCGGCGGTTCCGAGGCGATCCATTCCAACACCGCCATCGCCCACGCGCTGGCCGGTGCCTTGCAGGCCAACGGCGTACCGGCGGCGGCGGTGACCGTGCTGACCGATCTGCGCCGTGAAGCGATGCTGGAACTGCTGCAGCTGCATGAGCTGATCGACCTGGCCATTCCACGTGGCGGCGAAGGCCTGATCCGCTTCGTTGCCGAGCATGCGCGGGTGCCGGTGATCAAGCACTACAAGGGCGTGTGCCATCTGTTCGTGGACGCCAGTGCCGACCTGGACAAGGCCATCGATCTGCTGGTGGATGGCAAGTGCAGCCGCCCGGCCGCCTGCAATTCACTGGAGACGCTGCTGGTGCACGGCGACGTGGCCGATGCATTCCTGCCGCGCGTGGCACGGGCGCTGGGCGAGCGCGGTGTGCAACTGCGTGCGGACGAGCGTGCCCAGCCGCAGTTGCCGGGCAGCAGCCCCGCCACCGATGAGGATTACGCCGCCGAGTTCCTCGACCTGGTGCTGGCGGTACGCGTGGTCGACGATCTGGATGCGGCGATCGCCCACATCCGCCGCTACACCTCCGACCATACCGAAGTGATTGCCACCGAGGACAGCGGCAACGCCGAGCGCTTCGTCAATGCGCTGCGCTCGGCGGTGGTGATGGTCAATGCCTCTTCGCGCTTTTCCGACGGCGGCCAGCTCGGCCTGGGCAGCGAAATCGGCATTTCCACCACGCGACTGCATGCCTATGGTCCGATGGGCCTGGAAGCGCTCACCGTCGAACGTTTCGTCGTGCGCGGCGAAGGGCAGACGCGCAAGTAG
- the proB gene encoding glutamate 5-kinase, with protein MTLHAAAVASPFPEQALPPWRRAVLKVGSSLLAADGGGLSPRHALGLAQFVSANVLAGREVVIVSSGAVAAGRAILPRADEPGAAMAARQALAALGQAQLIGLWQRFFERPVAQVLLTHDDLRNRRRYLNARATLSELLRLGALPVVNENDTVSVDELKLGDNDNLAATVAALVDADALFIATDIDGLYSADPRTAADARPLHDVPELDEAVLAMAGGAGSGAGTGGMRTKLEAAAKAGRLGIETYLFNGRSGDVVRALAQDRLHGTRIHAARSREAARKHWLRHAPLAEGAIMIDAGAAQAMREKGASLLPGGITGADGAFRRGDMVQVCWDAPQGRVCIARGVSQYAADDVRRIAGRHSRDIQALLGYNYGGSVVHRDDLVLP; from the coding sequence ATGACCCTGCACGCTGCCGCTGTCGCCTCGCCGTTCCCGGAACAGGCGTTGCCGCCCTGGCGGCGCGCGGTGCTGAAGGTCGGCAGCAGCCTGCTGGCCGCCGATGGCGGCGGCCTGTCGCCACGCCACGCGCTGGGCCTGGCCCAGTTCGTCTCGGCCAACGTGCTGGCCGGGCGCGAGGTGGTGATCGTGTCTTCCGGCGCGGTTGCGGCGGGGCGCGCGATCCTGCCGCGGGCCGATGAACCCGGTGCGGCGATGGCAGCCCGGCAGGCCCTGGCCGCGCTTGGCCAGGCCCAGCTGATCGGCCTCTGGCAGCGCTTCTTCGAACGCCCGGTGGCGCAGGTGCTGCTGACCCACGACGACCTGCGCAACCGCCGCCGCTACCTCAATGCACGCGCCACGCTCAGCGAACTGCTGCGGCTGGGTGCGCTGCCGGTGGTCAACGAGAACGACACGGTGTCGGTGGACGAGCTCAAGCTCGGCGACAACGACAACCTGGCCGCCACGGTCGCCGCGCTGGTCGATGCCGATGCACTGTTCATCGCCACCGACATCGATGGCCTGTACAGCGCCGACCCGCGCACGGCCGCCGACGCACGGCCGCTGCACGACGTGCCCGAACTGGATGAGGCCGTGCTGGCCATGGCCGGTGGCGCCGGTTCGGGTGCCGGCACCGGTGGCATGCGCACCAAGCTGGAGGCGGCGGCCAAGGCCGGCCGCCTCGGCATCGAGACCTACCTGTTCAATGGCCGCAGCGGTGACGTGGTGCGCGCACTGGCGCAGGATCGCCTGCATGGCACCCGCATCCACGCCGCGCGCAGCCGCGAGGCGGCCCGCAAGCACTGGTTGAGGCATGCGCCGCTGGCCGAGGGCGCGATCATGATCGATGCTGGTGCGGCACAGGCGATGCGCGAGAAGGGCGCTTCGCTGTTGCCCGGTGGCATTACCGGCGCGGACGGCGCGTTCCGCCGTGGCGACATGGTGCAGGTGTGCTGGGACGCACCGCAGGGGAGGGTCTGCATCGCGCGTGGGGTCAGTCAGTATGCAGCCGATGACGTGCGCCGCATCGCTGGCCGTCATTCGCGTGATATCCAGGCCCTGCTCGGCTACAACTACGGCGGCAGCGTTGTCCATCGTGACGACCTGGTACTGCCATGA
- a CDS encoding YciI family protein — protein sequence MAGTVYLVLAMRRPDFNAAVVQPHRDFLDALQAQGKLQLTGGFADGSGGAYVLCNVESLAQAQAIVATDPLVTMQASELTVHEWITR from the coding sequence ATGGCGGGCACCGTCTACCTGGTACTGGCCATGCGCCGGCCCGATTTCAACGCCGCCGTCGTGCAGCCGCACCGTGACTTCCTCGATGCGCTGCAGGCGCAGGGCAAGCTGCAGCTGACCGGCGGCTTCGCCGACGGCAGCGGTGGCGCCTACGTGCTGTGCAACGTCGAGAGCCTGGCGCAGGCGCAGGCCATCGTCGCCACCGATCCGCTGGTGACGATGCAGGCCTCCGAGCTGACCGTGCACGAATGGATTACCCGCTGA
- the argH gene encoding argininosuccinate lyase, which translates to MADLLWQKPGVAVDAQIQTFLAGDDVILDREFFLHDIAASAAHAQGLQHIGILSADELAGLLRELEVLAQDFRDGRFVLDTQYEDGHSAIEARLTERLGDAGRKIHTGRSRNDQILVATRLWLKEKLQRVAQLSAEVAKVALDRAQAEKDLPIPGYTHIQRAVVSSAGMWWAGWAEAFIDNATRARDTHALVDANPLGTAAGYGVNLPLDREHTTAALGFARMQISPIYVQLSRGKFELAALEALGGATLDLRRIAWDLSLFTSAEFGFVALPAQYTTGSSIMPNKRNPDVIELMRATHASVAAARTEIEQLLSLPSGYHRDLQSSKGAIFHGFGRGLSALELLPALLANLEWRDDKVRAAIDSGMYATDVAVEAAVAGVPFREAYKAAAAGADSAGQGRTPEGSLAARVSPGSAADLRLDELRARWQALA; encoded by the coding sequence ATGGCAGACCTTCTTTGGCAGAAGCCCGGCGTCGCCGTCGACGCCCAGATCCAGACCTTCCTCGCCGGCGACGACGTGATCCTCGACCGCGAGTTCTTCCTGCACGACATCGCCGCCAGCGCCGCGCATGCGCAGGGCCTGCAGCATATCGGCATCCTCAGCGCCGACGAACTGGCCGGCCTGCTGCGCGAGCTGGAGGTGCTGGCGCAGGACTTCCGCGACGGCCGTTTCGTGCTGGACACGCAGTATGAAGACGGTCACTCGGCAATCGAAGCGCGGCTGACCGAGCGCCTTGGCGACGCCGGCCGCAAGATCCACACCGGCCGCAGCCGCAATGACCAGATCCTGGTCGCCACCCGCCTGTGGCTGAAGGAGAAGCTGCAGCGCGTTGCCCAGCTCAGCGCCGAAGTGGCCAAGGTCGCGCTGGACCGTGCCCAGGCCGAGAAGGATCTGCCGATCCCCGGCTACACCCACATCCAGCGTGCCGTGGTGTCCTCGGCCGGCATGTGGTGGGCCGGCTGGGCCGAGGCCTTCATCGACAACGCCACCCGTGCCCGCGACACGCATGCGCTGGTGGATGCCAATCCACTCGGCACCGCTGCCGGCTACGGCGTGAACCTGCCGCTGGACCGTGAACACACCACCGCCGCGCTCGGTTTTGCGCGCATGCAGATCTCGCCGATCTACGTGCAGCTGTCGCGCGGCAAGTTCGAACTGGCCGCGCTGGAAGCGCTGGGCGGCGCCACGCTGGACCTGCGCCGCATCGCCTGGGACCTGTCGCTGTTCACCAGCGCCGAGTTCGGCTTCGTCGCATTGCCGGCGCAGTACACCACCGGCAGTTCGATCATGCCCAACAAGCGCAATCCGGACGTGATCGAGCTGATGCGCGCGACCCACGCCAGCGTCGCCGCCGCGCGGACCGAGATCGAGCAGCTGCTGTCGCTGCCGTCGGGCTATCACCGCGACCTGCAGTCGTCCAAGGGCGCCATCTTCCATGGCTTCGGCCGCGGCCTGTCCGCGCTGGAACTGCTGCCGGCGCTGCTGGCCAACCTGGAATGGCGCGACGACAAGGTTCGTGCGGCGATCGACTCGGGCATGTACGCCACCGATGTGGCGGTGGAAGCGGCGGTGGCCGGCGTGCCGTTCCGCGAAGCCTACAAGGCCGCGGCGGCAGGCGCCGACAGTGCAGGGCAGGGCCGTACGCCGGAAGGCAGCCTGGCCGCACGCGTGTCACCGGGCTCGGCCGCCGACCTGCGCCTGGATGAGCTGCGCGCGCGCTGGCAGGCGCTGGCCTGA
- the argC gene encoding N-acetyl-gamma-glutamyl-phosphate reductase: MNDSTFTLGIVGARGHTGAELIKLVAAHPRLELAFVSSRERAGQRLSDHHPEFQGDLQYENLDADAVAAKGVDAVILALPNGLAAPFVAALEAARPETVIVDLSADYRFDNSWYYGLPELTRNRYNGQKHISNPGCYATAMQLAVHPLLDLLAGPPQCFGVSGYSGAGTTPSDKNNVELLADNLMPYALTNHVHEREVSVQLGVAVEFMPHVAPHFRGITLTANLWLNRVQTREQIVERFQQAYAGEPLIEVVDEAPWVSRIAGRHGAQVGGFTLAPGGKRVVVVATLDNLLKGAATQAMQNLNLALGIDELTSIPH; the protein is encoded by the coding sequence ATGAACGATTCGACTTTCACCCTGGGCATCGTCGGTGCCCGCGGCCATACCGGCGCCGAGCTGATCAAGCTGGTGGCCGCACACCCGCGCCTGGAACTGGCCTTCGTGTCCTCGCGCGAGCGCGCCGGGCAGCGCCTGTCGGACCATCACCCGGAGTTCCAGGGTGATCTGCAGTACGAGAACCTGGATGCCGACGCGGTGGCCGCCAAGGGCGTGGACGCGGTGATCCTGGCCCTGCCCAATGGCCTGGCCGCACCGTTCGTGGCTGCGCTGGAAGCGGCCAGGCCGGAGACCGTCATCGTCGATCTCTCGGCCGATTACCGCTTCGACAACAGCTGGTACTACGGTCTGCCGGAGCTGACCCGCAACCGCTACAACGGCCAGAAACACATCAGCAACCCGGGTTGCTATGCCACCGCGATGCAGCTGGCGGTGCATCCGCTGCTGGACCTGCTGGCCGGCCCGCCGCAGTGCTTCGGTGTCTCCGGTTACTCCGGTGCTGGTACCACGCCATCGGACAAGAACAACGTCGAGCTGCTGGCCGACAACCTGATGCCGTATGCGCTGACCAATCACGTGCACGAGCGCGAGGTGTCGGTACAGCTGGGCGTGGCAGTCGAGTTCATGCCGCACGTCGCGCCGCATTTCCGTGGCATCACGCTCACCGCCAACCTGTGGCTGAACCGCGTGCAGACCCGCGAGCAGATCGTCGAGCGCTTCCAGCAGGCCTATGCGGGCGAGCCGCTGATCGAGGTGGTGGATGAAGCGCCGTGGGTCAGCCGTATCGCCGGTCGTCATGGCGCCCAGGTCGGTGGCTTCACCCTGGCCCCGGGCGGCAAGCGGGTGGTCGTGGTTGCGACCCTGGACAACCTGCTGAAGGGCGCGGCCACCCAGGCCATGCAGAACCTCAACCTCGCGCTGGGCATCGACGAACTGACGTCGATCCCGCACTGA